In a single window of the Nocardioides plantarum genome:
- a CDS encoding small basic family protein: protein MIAALGLLVGVALGLFFRPDVPLGFEPYLPIAVVAALDAVFGGLRAYLDGIFDDKVFVVSFLSNVVIAAGIVYLGDRLGVGGQLSTGVIVVLGIRIFSNVAAIRRHLFHA, encoded by the coding sequence GTGATCGCCGCACTCGGCCTGCTCGTCGGGGTCGCGCTCGGGCTGTTCTTCCGGCCCGACGTGCCGCTCGGCTTCGAGCCCTACCTCCCGATCGCCGTCGTCGCCGCCCTCGACGCGGTCTTCGGTGGCCTGCGCGCCTACCTCGACGGCATATTCGACGACAAGGTCTTCGTCGTCTCGTTCCTCAGCAACGTGGTGATCGCGGCCGGCATCGTCTACCTCGGCGACCGCCTCGGCGTCGGCGGCCAGCTGTCGACCGGCGTCATCGTCGTCCTCGGCATCCGGATCTTCTCCAACGTCGCCGCGATCCGACGGCACCTGTTCCATGCCTGA
- a CDS encoding DUF881 domain-containing protein: MPDQVPDGEVAGGEVGADVHEPGSGRSRLARAMTRPSRSQTIVAVLLALVGFAAVTQIRTTEEDSTYSGLRQQDLIDALNGLAGTTQRTQAEIDRLRSEREDLLSESTRREAALERTQREVDSLNVLAGLVPVTGPGVRVTITEETGVVKVSTFLDVIQELRSVGAEAIQVNGKVRLIASTSFEQGTGGLLIDGRLVESPYVVDAIGDASTLAGALVFSLGPARQVRLDGGTLSVDELTSLDIDTTRRAADPDEAEPDP; this comes from the coding sequence ATGCCTGACCAGGTGCCCGACGGCGAGGTTGCCGGCGGCGAGGTCGGCGCGGACGTCCACGAGCCGGGCTCGGGGCGCTCGCGCCTGGCCCGGGCGATGACCCGCCCCTCGCGCAGCCAGACGATCGTCGCCGTCCTGCTTGCGCTCGTCGGGTTCGCCGCGGTCACGCAGATCCGCACCACCGAGGAGGACTCGACCTACTCCGGGCTGCGTCAGCAGGACCTCATCGACGCCCTCAACGGCCTGGCCGGCACGACCCAGCGCACCCAGGCCGAGATCGACCGGCTGCGCAGCGAGCGCGAGGACCTGCTCTCGGAGTCGACGCGCCGCGAGGCCGCCCTCGAGCGCACCCAGCGCGAGGTCGACAGCCTCAACGTGCTGGCCGGGCTGGTGCCCGTCACCGGGCCCGGCGTGCGCGTCACCATCACCGAGGAGACCGGGGTGGTCAAGGTGTCGACCTTCCTCGACGTCATCCAGGAGCTGCGCTCGGTCGGCGCCGAGGCGATCCAGGTCAACGGCAAGGTACGGCTGATCGCGTCGACGTCCTTCGAGCAGGGCACCGGCGGCCTGCTCATCGACGGGCGGCTGGTCGAGTCGCCGTACGTCGTCGACGCCATCGGCGACGCCAGCACCCTGGCCGGGGCGTTGGTCTTCTCGCTCGGCCCGGCCCGCCAGGTGCGGCTCGACGGCGGCACCCTGAGCGTCGACGAGCTCACCTCCCTCGACATCGACACCACCCGCCGTGCGGCCGACCCCGACGAGGCCGAGCCCGACCCGTGA
- the gcvH gene encoding glycine cleavage system protein GcvH, with protein MYPEDLKYTVEHEWVRSPGEHEGAVRIGITDYAQDALGDIVYVSLPEIGDTVEAGSTCGELESTKSVSDVYAPLTGEVVARNEALDATPELVNNDPYGGGWLFEIVPVTPADVDALLAPDAYVATLDG; from the coding sequence GTGTACCCCGAGGACCTGAAGTACACCGTCGAGCACGAGTGGGTGCGCAGCCCCGGCGAGCACGAGGGGGCCGTGCGCATCGGCATCACCGACTACGCCCAGGACGCGCTCGGCGACATCGTCTACGTGTCGCTGCCCGAGATCGGCGACACCGTCGAGGCCGGCAGCACCTGCGGCGAGCTCGAGTCGACCAAGTCCGTCAGCGACGTCTACGCCCCGCTCACCGGCGAGGTCGTGGCCCGCAACGAGGCGCTCGACGCCACCCCCGAGCTGGTCAACAACGACCCCTACGGCGGCGGCTGGCTCTTCGAGATCGTGCCGGTCACACCGGCCGACGTCGACGCCCTGCTCGCCCCCGACGCCTACGTCGCGACGCTCGACGGCTGA
- a CDS encoding FHA domain-containing protein has product MPFCTNCGKQNPDDARFCAQCGTRILTVTPPAAGARPDPSGDSTATIQIGLGAEKSETSDRALNPVDAAAVDALPTGHALLVVQKGPGSGSRFLLDADEVQAGRHPDSEIFLDDVTVSRRHAVFVRDGDTFTVSDAGSLNGTYVNRDRIETVHLKDSDEVQIGKYRLVFFSGHEPV; this is encoded by the coding sequence ATGCCGTTCTGCACCAACTGTGGCAAGCAGAATCCCGACGACGCCCGATTCTGTGCCCAGTGCGGCACCAGGATCCTGACCGTGACGCCGCCGGCCGCGGGCGCTCGGCCCGACCCGTCCGGTGACTCGACCGCGACCATCCAGATCGGTCTCGGCGCGGAGAAGTCCGAGACGTCCGACCGGGCGCTCAACCCGGTCGACGCCGCCGCCGTCGACGCGCTGCCCACGGGGCATGCGCTGCTCGTGGTGCAGAAGGGCCCCGGCTCGGGGAGCAGGTTCCTGCTCGACGCCGACGAGGTGCAGGCCGGCCGCCACCCCGACAGCGAGATCTTCCTCGACGACGTGACCGTCTCGCGCCGCCACGCGGTCTTCGTGCGTGACGGCGACACCTTCACCGTGAGCGACGCCGGCAGCCTCAACGGCACCTACGTCAACCGCGACCGCATCGAGACCGTCCACCTCAAGGACTCCGACGAGGTGCAGATCGGCAAGTACCGCCTGGTCTTCTTCTCCGGTCACGAACCCGTCTAG
- a CDS encoding MerR family transcriptional regulator, giving the protein MPSALPGAGDGAADRSDQDPGRDSGHESGRMNIGQVLDLLRADFPAISIPKIRYWEEEGLISPERTPSGYRKFSPADVARLRYALTMQRDHYLPLKVIAEHLDAIDRGLEPPPIEPVVPVVPQVALAGDGTPSAESFARRDQLRLSRRELLKIADIDSALLDQLEQFGLIVPRLGTGHYDTDALVIAQTARELADFGLEPRHLRAFRAAADREVGLVEQVVAPLRGGRDAGARARADTAVNEIAALSVRLHATLVKSGLKRS; this is encoded by the coding sequence GTGCCCAGTGCGCTCCCGGGTGCCGGCGACGGTGCCGCGGACCGGTCCGACCAGGACCCCGGCCGCGACTCCGGTCATGAGTCCGGCCGGATGAACATCGGCCAGGTCCTCGACCTGCTGCGCGCCGACTTCCCGGCGATCTCCATCCCCAAGATCCGCTACTGGGAGGAGGAGGGGCTGATCAGCCCCGAGCGGACCCCCTCGGGCTACCGCAAGTTCAGCCCCGCCGACGTCGCGCGGCTCCGCTATGCGCTCACGATGCAGCGCGACCACTACCTGCCGCTCAAGGTCATCGCCGAGCACCTCGACGCCATCGACCGCGGGCTCGAGCCGCCGCCGATCGAGCCGGTGGTCCCGGTCGTCCCGCAGGTCGCGCTGGCGGGCGACGGCACCCCCTCGGCCGAGTCGTTCGCCCGACGCGACCAGCTGCGGCTCTCGCGGCGCGAGCTGCTCAAGATCGCCGACATCGACAGCGCCCTGCTCGACCAGCTCGAGCAGTTCGGCCTCATCGTGCCCCGGCTCGGCACCGGCCACTACGACACCGACGCCCTCGTCATCGCCCAGACCGCCCGTGAGCTCGCCGACTTCGGTCTCGAACCGCGCCACCTGCGCGCCTTCCGCGCCGCCGCCGACCGCGAGGTCGGGCTCGTCGAGCAGGTCGTCGCGCCGCTGCGCGGGGGCCGCGACGCGGGTGCCCGAGCCCGCGCCGACACCGCCGTCAACGAGATCGCCGCGCTGTCGGTGCGGCTCCACGCGACCCTGGTCAAGTCCGGGCTGAAGAGGTCCTGA
- a CDS encoding bifunctional nuclease family protein: MREVDVMGVRVEMPSNQPIVLLREVSGERYLPIWIGAVEATAIAFAQQGVVPPRPLTHDLFKDVLEATGNELTEVQIIDVKDGVFFANLVFVSGVEVSARPSDSIALALRTGTRIVCAEGVLDEAGLAVPAEQEDEVERFREFLDHVTPEDFEAGTDSAG; the protein is encoded by the coding sequence ATGCGCGAGGTGGACGTCATGGGAGTACGGGTCGAGATGCCCTCGAACCAACCGATCGTGCTGCTGCGCGAGGTGTCGGGCGAGCGCTACCTGCCGATCTGGATCGGCGCGGTCGAGGCGACGGCGATCGCGTTCGCCCAGCAGGGCGTCGTACCCCCGCGGCCACTGACGCACGACCTGTTCAAGGACGTCCTCGAGGCCACGGGCAACGAGCTCACCGAGGTGCAGATCATCGACGTCAAGGACGGCGTGTTCTTCGCCAACCTGGTCTTCGTGTCCGGCGTCGAGGTCAGCGCCCGGCCGTCGGACTCGATCGCGCTGGCCCTGCGCACCGGCACCCGCATCGTGTGCGCCGAGGGCGTGCTCGACGAGGCCGGCCTGGCCGTGCCCGCCGAGCAGGAGGACGAGGTCGAGAGGTTCCGTGAGTTCCTCGACCACGTGACGCCCGAGGACTTCGAGGCCGGGACCGACTCCGCAGGCTGA
- a CDS encoding MerR family transcriptional regulator, producing the protein MVESAEEQGLLFTDELSTVPSDQGYRGPTACSAAGITYRQLDYWARTGLIEPTVRGAKGSGSQRLYSFRDILILKIIKRLLDAGISLQQIRTAVGHLRERGTDDLTHVTLMSDGASVYECTSNDEVIDLLQGGQGVFGIAIGGVWREIEGTLAELPSERADEPAATNDTPSAADELAVRRQARNAG; encoded by the coding sequence ATCGTCGAGTCTGCCGAGGAGCAGGGTCTGCTCTTCACCGACGAGCTCTCCACGGTTCCCAGCGACCAGGGCTACCGCGGTCCGACCGCGTGCAGCGCGGCCGGCATCACCTACCGGCAGCTCGACTACTGGGCCCGCACCGGGCTCATCGAGCCGACCGTGCGAGGCGCCAAGGGGTCGGGCTCGCAGCGCCTCTACTCCTTCCGCGACATCCTGATCCTCAAGATCATCAAGCGCCTCCTCGACGCCGGCATCTCGCTGCAGCAGATCCGCACCGCGGTCGGCCACCTGCGCGAGCGCGGCACCGACGACCTGACCCACGTCACGCTGATGAGCGACGGTGCGTCGGTCTACGAGTGCACCTCCAACGACGAGGTCATCGACCTGCTCCAGGGCGGTCAGGGCGTGTTCGGCATCGCCATCGGCGGCGTCTGGCGCGAGATCGAGGGCACCCTCGCCGAGCTGCCCAGCGAGCGCGCCGACGAGCCCGCCGCCACCAACGACACGCCGTCCGCCGCCGACGAGCTCGCCGTACGCCGTCAGGCCCGCAACGCCGGCTGA
- the gcvP gene encoding aminomethyl-transferring glycine dehydrogenase, translating into MSDHLSLSELDAALPFVDRHIGLRPDDIERMLGRLGYASLDELMAAAVPGGIRSADELDLPAPLTEAAAADELRRIAEANRPGESMIGLGYHATITPPVVRRNVLEDPSWYTAYTPYQPEISQGRLEALLNFQTVVGDLTGLPTANASLLDEGTAAAEAMTLVRRGNRKASGPFVVDADALPQTIEVVRTRAQAMGIEVVVADLTTGLPDDLPDGALSGVLVQYPGASGRVLDPKPLIEAAHERNALAVVAADLLALTLLESPGSMGADVVVGSSQRFGVPLFYGGPHAGYMAVAQGLERHLPGRLVGVSIDAEGNRAYRLALQTREQHIRRDKATSNICTAQVLLAVVASMYAVYHGPEGLRAIATRAHRYAAVLARALTDGGLTVTHERFFDTLEVQAPGRAETVVADARASGIHLRLVDADRVGVSTSETTTRSTVESVLDAFGVSTGSTTESDVEAIDQLVGDSLPDDLRRETAYLTHEVFSSHHSETQMLRYLRRLSARDYALDRGMIPLGSCTMKLNATTEMEPVSLPGFADLHPFVPAEDAQGYRQLVDELEGWLAEVTGYDRVSIQPNAGSQGELAGLLAIRGYHHSRGDQQRDVCLIPSSAHGTNAASAVMAGMKVVVVKGADDGTVDLDDLRAQCEKHTDTLAAIMVTYPSTHGAYEDTISELCEVVHAHGGQVYVDGANLNALLGYAKPGEFGGDVSHLNLHKTFCIPHGGGGPGVGPVAVRAHLAPFLPTHGMHPEPEKRVGIGPLSAAPYGSAGILPISWAYIRLMGAEGLTRATAAAVLSANYVAKRLGEHFPVLYTGHGGLVAHECILDVRALTKDTGVTVDDVAKRLVDYGFHAPTMSFPVAGTLMVEPTESEDLAEIDRFCDAMIAIRAEIDRVAAGEWTPETSPLRGAPHTSRALVGEWDRAYSRELAVFPTGTASQLTGDKYWPPVGRIDQAYGDRNLVCACPPPEAFAEVGPE; encoded by the coding sequence GTGTCCGACCACCTCAGCCTCTCCGAGCTCGACGCGGCGCTGCCGTTCGTCGATCGCCACATCGGCCTGCGCCCCGACGACATCGAGCGGATGCTGGGCCGGCTCGGCTACGCCTCGCTCGACGAGCTGATGGCCGCTGCGGTGCCCGGCGGCATCCGCAGCGCCGACGAGCTCGACCTGCCCGCCCCGCTGACCGAGGCGGCCGCCGCCGACGAGCTGCGCCGGATCGCTGAGGCCAACCGGCCCGGCGAGTCGATGATCGGGCTGGGCTACCACGCGACGATCACGCCGCCCGTCGTACGCCGCAACGTGCTGGAGGACCCCAGCTGGTACACCGCCTACACGCCCTACCAGCCCGAGATCAGCCAGGGCCGGCTCGAGGCGCTGCTCAACTTCCAGACCGTCGTCGGCGACCTCACCGGCCTGCCCACCGCCAACGCCAGCCTCCTCGACGAGGGCACCGCCGCCGCCGAGGCGATGACCCTCGTCCGCCGGGGCAACCGCAAGGCCAGCGGCCCGTTCGTCGTCGACGCCGACGCGCTGCCGCAGACCATCGAGGTCGTGCGCACCCGCGCCCAGGCCATGGGCATCGAGGTGGTCGTCGCCGACCTCACCACCGGCCTGCCCGACGACCTGCCCGACGGGGCGCTGTCGGGCGTGCTGGTCCAGTACCCCGGCGCCTCGGGCCGGGTGCTCGACCCGAAGCCGCTCATCGAGGCGGCCCACGAGCGCAACGCGCTGGCCGTCGTGGCCGCCGACCTGCTCGCCCTGACCCTGCTCGAGTCGCCCGGCTCGATGGGGGCCGACGTCGTCGTCGGATCCAGCCAGCGCTTCGGCGTCCCGCTGTTCTACGGCGGCCCGCACGCCGGCTACATGGCCGTCGCCCAGGGCCTCGAGCGGCACCTGCCCGGCCGGCTGGTCGGGGTGAGCATCGACGCCGAGGGCAACCGCGCCTACCGCCTGGCCCTGCAGACCCGCGAGCAGCACATCCGCCGCGACAAGGCCACGTCCAACATCTGCACCGCGCAGGTGCTGCTCGCCGTCGTCGCCTCGATGTACGCCGTCTACCACGGCCCCGAGGGGCTCAGGGCGATCGCGACCCGGGCCCACCGCTACGCCGCGGTCCTGGCCCGTGCGCTCACCGACGGCGGGCTCACCGTCACCCACGAGCGGTTCTTCGACACCCTCGAGGTGCAGGCGCCCGGTCGCGCCGAGACCGTGGTCGCCGACGCCCGCGCCAGCGGCATCCACCTGCGCCTGGTCGACGCCGACCGGGTCGGGGTGTCGACGTCCGAGACCACCACCCGCTCGACGGTCGAGAGCGTGCTCGACGCGTTCGGGGTCTCGACAGGCTCGACCACCGAGTCCGACGTCGAGGCGATCGACCAGCTCGTCGGCGACTCGCTGCCCGACGACCTGCGCCGCGAGACGGCGTACCTCACGCACGAGGTCTTCTCGAGCCACCACAGCGAGACCCAGATGCTGCGCTACCTGCGGCGGCTCTCGGCGCGCGACTACGCGCTCGACCGCGGCATGATCCCGCTCGGCTCCTGCACGATGAAGCTCAACGCGACGACCGAGATGGAGCCCGTCTCGCTGCCCGGCTTCGCCGACCTGCACCCGTTCGTCCCGGCCGAGGACGCGCAGGGCTACCGGCAGCTCGTCGACGAGCTCGAGGGCTGGCTGGCCGAGGTCACCGGCTACGACCGCGTCTCGATCCAGCCCAACGCCGGCTCCCAGGGCGAGCTCGCCGGGTTGCTGGCCATCCGTGGCTACCACCACTCGCGCGGCGACCAGCAGCGCGACGTCTGCCTGATCCCCAGCTCGGCCCACGGCACCAACGCCGCCTCGGCCGTGATGGCCGGCATGAAGGTCGTCGTGGTCAAGGGCGCCGACGACGGCACCGTCGACCTCGACGACCTGCGCGCGCAGTGCGAGAAGCACACCGACACCCTGGCCGCGATCATGGTGACCTACCCCTCGACGCACGGCGCCTACGAGGACACGATCTCCGAGCTGTGCGAGGTCGTGCACGCCCACGGCGGGCAGGTCTACGTCGACGGGGCCAACCTCAACGCCCTGCTGGGCTACGCCAAGCCCGGCGAGTTCGGCGGCGACGTCTCCCACCTCAACCTGCACAAGACCTTCTGCATCCCTCACGGCGGTGGCGGTCCGGGCGTCGGGCCCGTGGCGGTGCGTGCCCACCTGGCGCCGTTCCTGCCGACCCACGGCATGCACCCGGAGCCCGAGAAGCGCGTGGGCATCGGGCCGCTGAGCGCGGCGCCGTACGGGTCGGCGGGGATCCTGCCGATCTCGTGGGCCTACATCCGGCTCATGGGCGCCGAGGGCCTGACCCGGGCCACGGCCGCCGCCGTGCTGTCCGCCAACTACGTCGCCAAGCGCCTCGGCGAGCACTTCCCGGTGCTCTACACCGGGCACGGCGGGCTGGTCGCCCACGAGTGCATCCTCGACGTGCGAGCCCTGACCAAGGACACCGGCGTCACCGTCGACGACGTGGCCAAGCGCCTGGTCGACTACGGCTTCCACGCCCCGACCATGTCGTTCCCGGTCGCGGGCACCCTGATGGTCGAGCCGACCGAGTCCGAGGACCTCGCCGAGATCGACCGGTTCTGCGACGCGATGATCGCGATCCGCGCTGAGATCGACCGGGTCGCCGCGGGGGAGTGGACCCCCGAGACCTCGCCGCTGCGCGGGGCCCCGCACACGTCACGTGCCCTCGTCGGCGAGTGGGACCGCGCCTACTCCCGCGAGCTCGCGGTCTTCCCGACCGGCACGGCCTCGCAGCTCACCGGCGACAAGTACTGGCCGCCGGTCGGCCGCATCGACCAGGCCTACGGCGACCGCAACCTGGTGTGCGCCTGCCCGCCGCCGGAGGCGTTCGCGGAGGTCGGCCCGGAGTGA
- a CDS encoding serine hydrolase domain-containing protein: protein MSLAARLTALQHDGRLPSVVGGVLRDGALVETAGVSADPATAYRIGSITKTLTAVLVVQLRDEGLLTLDDRLGAHLPGVGYADLTLADLLGHTGGMQSEPAGPWWERSTGGSFAELAAAHDGSGAVSRPGDYFHYSNLGYGLLGEVVARLRGASWWEVVQTRLLAPLAMTRTTWGPVAPHARGHSVGHLTGVLHDEPHTDTGAMAPAGQLWSTVADLAVWATVLAGRRPDVLAASSIAEMSTPRLDPGYGLGLRLVDLDGRGLVGHTGSMPGFLASLFVDPVSGDGTIALADATTGLDADRVAHALLTGTPPRLPVPWVPSTTVPAAVEPLLGVWFWGNTATEWRWQHERLEVRALQGGTLSHTFEVRPDGRVVGATGYHRGETLHAHEHHLECATFVYTRTPYDPRAPIPGP, encoded by the coding sequence GTGAGCCTGGCCGCCCGGCTGACCGCCCTCCAGCACGACGGTCGGCTCCCGTCGGTCGTGGGCGGCGTCCTGCGCGACGGCGCCCTGGTCGAGACCGCCGGGGTGTCCGCGGACCCCGCGACGGCCTACCGGATCGGGTCGATCACCAAGACGCTCACCGCGGTGCTCGTCGTCCAGCTCCGCGACGAGGGGCTGCTCACGCTCGACGACCGGCTCGGGGCCCACCTGCCCGGCGTGGGCTACGCCGACCTGACCCTCGCCGACCTGCTCGGTCACACCGGCGGCATGCAGAGCGAGCCGGCCGGGCCCTGGTGGGAGCGGTCGACCGGGGGCTCGTTCGCCGAGCTGGCCGCCGCCCACGACGGGTCGGGCGCCGTGAGCCGCCCGGGCGACTACTTCCACTACTCCAACCTCGGCTACGGCCTGCTCGGCGAGGTCGTCGCCCGGCTGCGCGGCGCGTCGTGGTGGGAGGTCGTGCAGACGCGGCTGCTCGCACCCCTCGCCATGACCCGTACGACGTGGGGCCCGGTCGCCCCGCACGCCCGGGGTCACAGCGTCGGCCACCTCACCGGCGTCCTCCACGACGAGCCGCACACCGACACCGGGGCGATGGCCCCGGCCGGGCAGCTCTGGAGCACCGTCGCCGACCTCGCGGTGTGGGCCACGGTCCTGGCCGGGCGGCGGCCCGACGTCCTGGCCGCCTCGAGCATCGCCGAGATGTCGACGCCCCGGCTCGACCCGGGCTACGGCCTGGGCCTGCGGCTGGTCGACCTCGACGGACGCGGCCTGGTCGGACACACCGGCTCGATGCCGGGCTTCCTCGCCTCGCTGTTCGTCGACCCGGTCAGCGGCGACGGCACCATCGCGCTCGCCGACGCGACCACCGGGCTCGACGCCGACCGGGTGGCCCACGCGCTCCTCACCGGTACGCCGCCCCGACTCCCCGTGCCGTGGGTGCCGTCCACCACGGTGCCGGCCGCCGTCGAGCCGCTGCTGGGCGTCTGGTTCTGGGGCAACACCGCCACGGAGTGGCGCTGGCAGCACGAGCGGCTCGAGGTCCGCGCCCTGCAGGGCGGCACGCTCAGCCACACCTTCGAGGTACGCCCCGACGGCCGGGTCGTCGGCGCCACCGGCTACCACCGTGGCGAGACCCTGCACGCGCACGAGCACCACCTGGAGTGCGCGACCTTCGTCTACACCCGCACTCCCTACGACCCGCGCGCCCCGATCCCCGGCCCGTGA
- a CDS encoding CYTH and CHAD domain-containing protein — protein sequence MTDHHEVERAYALGPDDVLPDFAALTAVASVTEPRTATLAATYLDTDDLSLICAGVTLRRRTGGDDAGWHLKIPAGDGRDEVHLPLGESDVVPATLAHTVLGWTRGRDLGPVATIVTERTTSLLLDADGAVLAEVADDVVVGTPIDGPAAAAAISWRELEIELVGAGPVLLDAADALLAAASDIHPRTEQRKIGTVLAERLAGFPAPPEPDRDGTAGPVLHARLLDQVAELRRRDCDVRRGADDGVHRLRVACRRLRGALATYRPLLDRDVTDPVRADLQWLARSLGDARDAEVSLDRLRGLVDDLDPDLVVGPVRRRLEDHYGAHLRDTAAGAGETLGSPRYLRLLDQLDDLVVDPPWTDAADEPADDLVDLVARDHKRLRTRVRRARTAEPAEREEALHDARKAAKRLRYACEVLEPAWGRDAKRLRKAAQEVTRVLGDRQDAAVARADLLAISEEATAHGESSFTYGVLHAREAARDEDRDAAFDRAWAHLRGTKDDLLG from the coding sequence GTGACGGACCACCACGAGGTCGAGAGGGCCTACGCCCTGGGGCCAGACGACGTCCTGCCCGACTTCGCCGCGCTGACGGCGGTGGCCTCGGTGACCGAGCCGCGCACGGCGACCCTCGCCGCGACGTACCTCGACACCGACGACCTGTCCCTGATCTGCGCCGGCGTCACGCTGCGTCGTCGTACCGGCGGGGACGACGCGGGCTGGCACCTCAAGATCCCGGCGGGCGACGGCCGCGACGAGGTGCACCTGCCGCTGGGGGAGTCCGACGTCGTCCCGGCCACGCTCGCGCACACCGTGCTGGGGTGGACCCGCGGGCGCGACCTGGGCCCGGTCGCGACGATCGTGACCGAGCGCACGACGTCTCTGCTCCTCGACGCCGACGGCGCGGTGCTGGCCGAGGTGGCCGACGACGTCGTGGTCGGCACCCCGATCGACGGGCCTGCCGCTGCCGCTGCCATCAGCTGGCGCGAGCTCGAGATCGAGCTCGTGGGGGCCGGACCCGTGCTGCTCGACGCGGCCGACGCCCTGCTGGCCGCGGCCAGCGACATCCACCCCCGCACCGAGCAGCGCAAGATCGGCACGGTCCTCGCCGAGCGGCTCGCGGGGTTCCCGGCGCCTCCCGAGCCGGATCGCGACGGCACTGCGGGGCCGGTGCTGCACGCCCGGCTCCTCGACCAGGTGGCCGAGCTGCGCCGCCGCGACTGCGACGTACGACGCGGCGCCGACGACGGTGTCCACCGGCTGCGGGTGGCCTGCCGACGGCTGCGGGGTGCGCTGGCGACCTACCGGCCGCTGCTCGACCGCGACGTCACCGACCCCGTCCGCGCCGACCTGCAGTGGCTCGCGCGCAGCCTCGGCGACGCCCGCGACGCCGAGGTCTCCCTCGACCGGCTGCGCGGCCTGGTCGACGACCTCGACCCCGACCTCGTCGTCGGACCCGTACGCCGTCGCCTCGAGGACCACTACGGCGCCCACCTCCGCGACACGGCGGCGGGTGCCGGCGAGACGCTCGGCTCGCCCCGCTACCTCCGCCTGCTCGACCAGCTCGACGACCTGGTGGTCGACCCGCCCTGGACCGACGCCGCGGACGAGCCCGCCGACGACCTCGTCGACCTCGTGGCCCGCGACCACAAGCGGTTGCGCACCCGCGTCCGCCGCGCGCGCACGGCGGAGCCGGCCGAGCGCGAGGAGGCGCTGCACGACGCCCGCAAGGCCGCCAAGCGGCTCCGCTACGCCTGCGAGGTGCTCGAGCCGGCGTGGGGCCGCGACGCCAAGCGGCTGCGCAAGGCGGCGCAGGAGGTGACCCGGGTGCTCGGAGACCGTCAGGACGCCGCGGTCGCGCGTGCCGACCTCCTCGCGATCTCCGAGGAGGCGACCGCCCACGGCGAGAGCTCCTTCACCTACGGGGTGCTCCACGCTCGCGAGGCCGCGCGCGACGAGGACCGCGACGCCGCCTTCGACCGTGCCTGGGCTCACCTGCGCGGGACGAAGGACGACCTGCTCGGGTGA